The stretch of DNA ccgccgccggccctagtCGCGCCACCTCCTCACGCCGCCCCAGCTCCGGGTAAGTGGGGGAATCAACTCCCCTCGACCCCCTCGTGCTCTTTCCCctagccccggccgccgccgcgcctcacagtgccgccgccacggccgccgcctagccgccacggccatggccgtcGCGCCCCTCCCTGCGGGGCCCCTCCTCTGAAATTGAGGAGGGGAATCGATCCCCCGTGCCGCCCCctctctttttccccttccccCGACCGCTGCCgtgcccagggccgccggcaggagccgccgccgccgcccaggcgccCCCTCCTCTTTTTCCcacgggagggaggaagaagaagggcatatttgcccaaaacccccctgccctttccttcttttatttaagagcccccctctctctctctttccttttaGAAGAAACCCCCCCTCCATCTTTAATTATTCCAAATCAACCCTTCCACCTTTCAAGATAATTACCAATCGATCCCTGCACATTTCCGGAGTAGCCCAAACATTTTCCAAAAATTATAATCAAGCCCTTGCcatctcaaaaataattacaaagatgCCCCTAAACCCCGGTATAAcccctaaacccctcttcgacctatcatttcatgcgccaaaaatacTTCAAATCttccgaaactttaccacaccatttctaatatagttttgtccgtgccattagaaaatcacccaaaaatattattcctaTCCCCATATCTTAACCTTCTCCgactcgagctcaacgataaaacatttatttctttttatttattgtgtgtttgtttgtgtgcgccgtagataCTGGTGTGAACGAGGAAGAGCTCGTCGAGGAGTTCgccgagcagtactgcgagccggAGCCTGAAGAACCATACCGCGAGCAAGAACTCCCGGAAgacttcgaagacggcaagttcaatctcatcctttgattgcatatttgACCCAATTTTATagacacaacctattggcctgttttataaaactgcatatgctTTGAATGCTGAAAACATAGTTGGATAGCCAcctcttgatttgttataaccattccttgaatacctagattaatgtctaattctatttggatgttaatcatTGCTAGAATGATTAGGACCTTATGCTTAAATTACAACACAACGATTATGGtgcaacttgttttataaaaggaaaacgtgtgagtgtgtgggaagggaaaatgtgaaaTGTTTGGAAACTAAAGGACAGATATActtagatgagatggatggcattCTTGTGTGATACGCCAAAGGGTGTGCTCATACTAGCACGGTAGAGCAAGGTTggaagatatccatcttgtcgcagttaaggaccgagttgatgtgtcatcttgtctaactcaactatcgtgcaaaccactcgaccgttgtatgtggcaacagattagcataaatcccactagttagtctgatagccatcggaagaactgagagcaacgggtgatcaaggagaagggataaggtcgtGGTGGCTTTTGCCCCGGCTAAACctcagtgataggtcaatggcctcTTGGTGGAGTCCATGTTGGCtaatcaggtctagctaaggtgggtaatggctttgttgggatctgcaccgacactacagtgatcgtgttgtggtaccccacttgtgggtaaagttccacacctctgcagagtgtaaaacctattcgaatagccgtgctcacggtattaagcgagttacggtttggtcacacaactagaccTTTTTGGGAGGGATATCTTcgtggtgtgagttgttttttgGAAGGTGTCCGACAGTTGTTCTGTGAGCTACTgcgatgaggagtccggtagcattaaaacttggatcctttatgtaggatcaaccccactcaTTATTCGGTTAAGTACGAAACTGCTTTAAGAAaactcttttcaaaaataaacttttgcatgtgtaaaatctagttttactgcaaataaaccacagccttatccttgatttgtcctgtgcatatctgtgttatccccctccgtggatggggttgCACTTGTTGATTACTTTTGTACTAacccgatatatatttgtggtttttcttcggatgaagatccggacttcgttgttgaagacgttgagtagaggttacGTCCgcgcccaaccttgcctgtggtgttggtcCTCTGCAAGATGCTTCTGCTAGCGCATTACTCTGAGTCCGAGCTGGAAACCGTCtgggtcgtgctttggtgtatcaccgtagctgttttattacttattattgtttgtatcgagtgtccgtcttctcggaggtttgtacggtgactGAACCATCTGTTAAATAAATATGTTAAAGTTgatatttatatcacatttagtctctacttACGTGGTTCCGTTTCACATCCCTTCACTAACGATCTCATCCATAAAGCAATTAGGATTAGAGATTAAATTAGCAGTTAGTACTACGAAGGGGCATGTCTCTTCGTCGGTAGTTCCTGAACAGACGCGTCCGTACAACGCGACCCTTCACTTGTATAAAACTCATGAGATCAATAACAGATGACAGTTGTTCCCAAATCACTTGTTCATTTACATTTCAGTTCCCAAATCACTTGTTCATTTACATTTCACTTCTAacactctgctctgctctgctcgttCTTCGCCCTGTCCCTgtagcggtgcggcggcgctgcctgCTCTCGGCAAGATCAGGTGGCCGGGGGGCAGCACGAGGCTCCATGGCTCCAGTGCTCGGCCTCTGGAGCTCCAACCCGCCACGCGGCTCCACCTCCCTGCTGAGTCGCTGTCCGTGCCGTGCGACCGTTGGCAGCCGGCCGGCACAGGGCCACTtcacaagcaagcaagcaaagccCGCAGAACATGGCCAATGGTCAGCATCTTGAGTTCCGGACTCAATACTTTATTGATTCAATTTGGTTATATGGTTGTGTTACCTAAGCTTGTTTTTCTTATATGATAAAATATGCATTATTTGATATTTagtgttaattttttttgtatatatATGACGGTTCATAGTATCTGTGGCCGGTTCAGTTCAATGGTCCAAAACTTTTGAACCGGCGGTTCAATCGGTTCATAACGGTTGAACCAATGAACCATTGAACCGACGCCTTTACCGGTTCGATGACCGGTCCGGTCCTAATAATTTGGTATGAAACACatctggcacagttacctagttctcagtctaggTAATTGTGACTataaaactcccactgagactgacctAATGAAACAACAGTAAAAGTCATCAAGTACCTTAATGAAACCCTATGGTGCGTACAAATGTTATCTAATCAATGCCACACAACATTTTCTTCCAAAATTTTTTACCTTCACCCAGCTTTGTGATCAGCAAGTATCGGAATGTCCTGCACGAGAACGGAAACAAATGCATGACATTAGAGAATCTAAAAGGAAAATTTCATCGGTCTTTCTTCAAATTTAACTCTCAAGTTGGTCCTTCGTGTTGATGACAAAAGTTTTTTCTCCAGCTTCTTTACAAAGTTAACATTCTTTAATTCACACTTCCCAGTGCAATTAATCAATGTTAACACTTTAGATATCATCACTATGCAAGATAAACCCAAAACCAGTATATCTTTGTCAATTGCAGCATGAAATGAGACTAATCAATTAATATGCGTGCATATCAAGATCATTTCTTTAGAACATACCATATCAACTGCAACATCAACGTCCCCATCAGATGTATATTCATCTTGTTTCCAGGACAACAACTCAAATGCACACCCACGAATCATTGTGGAGAAACCAGAGTCAAAACCATCACACATCATATTCTCACACAACCACCGGGCCTCCTTTTTTATTCCCTGCTCATTGTTTTTTTGGTTCATGAAAAGAAATTGATTAAAATCTTGTGACGCAAAGCTCAAAGAATATAACACACCAATTTAGTCAAACATACACCTACCAGGAGGAAAGCAGCAGTGTCAGAAGACCATTCAAGACCTTCAATTTTTGCAAGTTCCAAGGCACACCGTCGAATAGATCGGCTCAGGACAAATTCCTTAGAAGGGGGATCACGCCATGTCAGCCAGTTGATCATCAGCTCAGCCTCCCCTTCAATACACTTGAAAGTTTTTGCAAATGATCAACATAAAGAAACACGTGAAACACTCTTTCAGTTGTAAAACTAAAAAATTAGGTAGACTTGACACAATGAACGAACGAATACTGATTGGCTACTTGTTTATTTGGAAGAGATAGACACGTACTGCAGCAGCATCAGCGATAAAGGGACATAATGATAGACGTTCTTTGTTACCCACAAGCTGTGACATGCACTCAAGGATTTCATCGCTCAGAGAGGCATCACAAGCGATGACTTTAACCTTTGAAGACATCCACAGCTCCCTCAAACTGTTCTCCTTTTCCAAACACTTTCAAAGAAACAATGATAGACGAGCAGGGCAAATAACTAACATAACTATTCAATCaacaaattaaataatttaacaCTCAAATAACAAACTAACAAAAAAGAACATTTATCTTTACTGAATATTACAAGAATCTGTATATATTTCTTGATTTCTAAGTTGTCAAAGTAATTATTTATGTTAGTGTACTCCAAATTCCATTGTTTGTGCTAGTAGAATGTCGGAGACCAAAATTGTGCTTCACTTGTCAACCAATATATCATGTCCATAATTAATGCCAAACACCAGTTCCACTCAAACACATAGTCTAAATCAAGCAAGTTTCAAGCATGACAGCAATAAGAAGGTGAGCAACGAACCTTCATAACAGCATCAGCTGCAGAAGCAACAGAATGTTTGTTGGCTTCATAAAACTTCTGAAGGTAGCTCTTGTATAAAAGCAGGTCATCATCACTTGAAGTATAAATATCACAAGGAAGTAGACTGTTTGATTTCCAAGAAACTGTGATTTCATCATTCAGGAAAACAAATTtagagagcaaaaaaaaaaggaggaaaaaaGCTTAGTGAGAGATGCTAGTAGCAAATAGATTACACAGGAATGTGTGCATACGATTAATTAACAAAAACAATGGCATCAGAGGCAAAGAAACTGCTCAAAAAAAGGTTGCTATCAGAATCAAATTTTTAGACCGTTGGATGTGGATCACCCAACGGTCCAGACCTCTCCAATATTATCaactcctcctcccttctcttATCTTGCACGGTCCCTCCTGAGAGGTCTCAAACTCCATGCCACCCGACCTGTCGGGTCCATGGCTTCACCAGCACCAGTGTAGCCATATACTAAGTCTGCTGCCTGACCAATCAATCCCCTTCCCTATTTTCACGGCGCCAGCCATCTTAGTCGCCCGCATGCCCCACTTACATCGCCGCGCTGACTGCCTCGGCGCCTCCATCCAAACTCATAGCTCGGAGCACCGCCGAACACCGGCCAACAAAGTCCTCTGCCCCACCGCCACACCGAGAAAACCACCAGCCATACACCACTCCGCCGTTCTGGCCAGCCGCCCTGCCATCCCTAAGCGGCCAGAGTAAGGCAATCCCACACCCTAATTCCAACTCAAATACCTATCCTATAATTGCTAGTTGAATAAAAAGTGACTAAAAATTTGCATGAAGGCGATTCATGAGCATAACTGTTAATTACCAGGATTCTTGAAAATTTGCAGCAGTTCCACCTCAAACAATCCTCCAAGGCCATCGATGATTTTCCGGTTGGCGACGCCAGCCAGAACGTCCGGTGAGTCTTGGAGGGTAAGAAAGGTGATCCGCATGGTGTCTAATTTGCTCAAGGAACTCTCCGACATCTCCATGAGCATGTGTATTTTAGTTCTCTGATCAAGGAGTTTCCTAACTGAACTTGTAACTGCAGAAGCAAGTCATCAAAACGAAGGCCCAGATCAATTTTAAAACAATGCAGCATAGTAAACACTAAACAGCATTATCAGCAGTAGTAGCAAATCGAGCATCTGAACAAAAAAaagcttttcttttttgttgaaCAGTTGCAACATAATAGCCTGATTCTCACGTACATATCAAACTTTAGTGGTGAAGCACATGAAACCCACAGTAACACATGAGACGAAATATTAGCAAGCACCCATAAGAGTATGTGAAATTAATACATATCGGCGTATACTGAGTAATGATACAGCAGCAGCTCCTAGTCTGCTACGAGCTGCTATTTCAGGACAACAAAGCCTCCAAGGCCAGTCACAAGGACTACAGGAAAGATGAAAATCCCCATAATTAGTTCAGCACATTACGCACAACCAATAAGCAAACTCAACTCACAAATTGAACTAGATATTCGGGCGATTCAACATCCAGATCTTGCGAATCAAGATCCCCTACTATTAGATATTTAGGTACATGCTTGTGGATCAAAACCCTAGCAAGTACGGTAGAGAAGAGGAGAAGGGCAAGGATGGGAGACTCACCGGCGAGAAGACGGCCACCGAAGGGGATGGGCGCTTGAGGGGAGAAGACCGCGTCGGCATTGCTGTGCCGACCTGCCGTGCCGCCTACCTGCCCTTGCGGGtgtccaccaccgccgtcgggAGGGGTCGCCGTCGCCCGTCGGGAGGGACGGCTCCGTTGCCGCTATGgatggcagcggatcgggttcggggcggatatccgcgggtttcgggttttcgggtttcgggttcggttttTGGTTTTCACCCGCGGATTTGCgggttcgggtacccgaaatattTCGGGTTTGGGGCGGATCTTTAAATGCATCCGCGGAGCTCCatcgggtacccgaaaatttGAGCCCACAGGCCACAGCCCAATAACAGCCCATTTTAGAACCCTAACTATATAAGCTCAGTCGGTCAGTCCTCAGTTCCTCACCCCGCTGGCCCGCTCCCCTcccggcctccccctcctcctggtCTCCTGGATCCCCCCGACGGCCGTAACTCAGTCCTCACCAGTCACCCCGACCCCCCTCCCTCCCAGATCCACGATCCCCCGGTCCCCCCGAGTCCCCGACGGGCGACGGGCCGACGGCCGCcagacgcggcggcgcggcgagaccTGGATCCCCCCGACGGCCGTCACTCAGTCCTCACCAGTCACCCCGACCCCCCTCCCTCCCAGATCCACGATCCCCCGGTCCCCCCGAGTCCCCGACGGGCGACGGGCCGACGGCCGCcagacgcggcggcgcggcgacgcccCGACTCCTCTGGCCCCGTGCCGCACCCATCCCCTCCCGCGGCCCGCGCCGCACCCATCCCCATCCAGCCACCAGCCCTGCTACCCAcgacggaggccggcggccggagtTCGACGCCACCGCCCACCAGCGCCGATTGGCCCCGCTCAGCCTCCTCCACCTGTGACCTGTCCGCCCCTACGGCACGGGTGGCGCCGGCGCACGGGCACGACACgggcggcgccagcgcacgAGCACTGCGCCCGGGCTGCAGGGTCTCAGGTTCATCTCCTCCCTCGGTTTCTTAaacctttcccttctctcggACTCTCTCCAAACTTGCTCTCCACCCTGGCAgcgacgactgggcgagcggcgcCGCCATTTGTCCTGTCTTCGCCAGTTCGCCCAGCgctttgccggcgacgagcgcatcctccaggtatgccccccttctctttccttctgctgtgcgagaccgagcaccccaaaccctaacaaaactgTTTGTATTCGGATTTGAATCCAGTTACAATATATTACTTACTAACTTCGATTTCGTTTGTGAGAATTATCGGGTGTATTGCTTGAATCTAGCTGCTAATGGTTTTTTATCAGGATTTTAGATTCCTCAAGTAAAATGAATCTTACCATATGCTAGCAAGGATTAGATGGAAAACACTGAGATATCTCATTCTCTATGACTTCTCGTGCTTTAGTGACAAAACAGATAGGGCCATTTTCCTGATGTAGTTGAAAAGAAGATGTATATCACTTTGTTTGGTACTGGCTGCTGACTGCTTCTATCAGGATTTTTTGCTTAGTCAAAGATGCAGACTTTTATGTTACTTTTTGAATGAAATTACATTTGCACCAGCCAGTCTGAATTAGCTCTCTGATGGTATTACATTTGCCATTTCTTAAGATGCCTCTGTTATAGCGAAATGTATGCTGCAATATTTTGATGCCTCTTGTTATATCATGCAGTATGTGTAATGTGTTTGCCTTTTTTGCATTTGTCAGGAAGTGAGCAATGTCGGCTGTTGGTTCTCAAGCTGCTGCTGCATCTCAATCTGTTGGTTCTCGTCCTCAATCTCGTCCACGCCTTGCAGCCAATTCAGCAACAGCAACACAACCATCCGATTCAGCAACACCGGCAAGTGATTCTGCAACTGTAGGTAATCTTGATGTGGTAGAGGTAGAAGTAGAAGATGATGCCCCTGCTGCTAAAAAGAGAAAGCTAAGATCTGAAGTATGGAAAGACTTTGATTTGATTAGTGTAAATGGGGTTTGGAAAGCAAAATGCCATTGGTGTAAAAAACATTTAGGTGGGGAGACAAGAAATGGTACAACTCACTTGAAGAATCACCTTCTTGTATGTGAGGACAGAATTACTAGAAAAGGTTTAACACAGTCAACTCTTAAATTATCTGCAAATCCAAAAGATGGCACGGTCACATTAGAGAAGTATGTGTTTGATCAAGATGTTGCTAGGAAAGAACTTGCTTTAATGATTATCGTCCATGAGTATCCTCTTTCCATGGTGGACCATATTGGATTTCGCAAGTTTTGTGCTGCATTGCAACCAGCATTCAAGTTAGTGTCTAGAAACACAATTAGGAAGGATATA from Panicum virgatum strain AP13 chromosome 9K, P.virgatum_v5, whole genome shotgun sequence encodes:
- the LOC120651633 gene encoding uncharacterized protein LOC120651633 isoform X2, translated to MLMEMSESSLSKLDTMRITFLTLQDSPDVLAGVANRKIIDGLGGLFEVELLQIFKNPVSWKSNSLLPCDIYTSSDDDLLLYKSYLQKFYEANKHSVASAADAVMKCIEGEAELMINWLTWRDPPSKEFVLSRSIRRCALELAKIEGLEWSSDTAAFLLGIKKEARWLCENMMCDGFDSGFSTMIRGCAFELLSWKQDEYTSDGDVDVAVDMDIPILADHKAG
- the LOC120651633 gene encoding uncharacterized protein LOC120651633 isoform X1 — encoded protein: MLMEMSESSLSKLDTMRITFLTLQDSPDVLAGVANRKIIDGLGGLFEVELLQIFKNPVSWKSNSLLPCDIYTSSDDDLLLYKSYLQKFYEANKHSVASAADAVMKCLEKENSLRELWMSSKVKVIACDASLSDEILECMSQLVGNKERLSLCPFIADAAACIEGEAELMINWLTWRDPPSKEFVLSRSIRRCALELAKIEGLEWSSDTAAFLLGIKKEARWLCENMMCDGFDSGFSTMIRGCAFELLSWKQDEYTSDGDVDVAVDMDIPILADHKAG